Genomic segment of Nostoc sp. TCL240-02:
TATAAAAAGCATCTTTTCTGTTAGCATTACATTTCTTTATATCCTTATCATACTGGAGTCACGGAACTTAACATCATAACTAAATGTAAAATCTGATTGAGAAAAGCTATGACAGGACAGGAATTACGTCAGATGTTGCTTGATAAGTGGGGATATTCTTATGATGTCCAGTTCCGGCGGGCACAGGGAAAGATATTTTTGCAAGTAATGTGGAAATATCTGGAGCAAGCTTCTTTTCCCTTGAGTGAGGCGGAATACCAAGAGCATCTTGACAGCATTGCTAATTATCTTCATGCCTTGGGAGGGTCAACGCAAGTACAAACATTTATTGCCCAAACACGCGATCGCCCCCGCCTCGGTAAAGCTGTTAGCATCCCTCTTGATTTGGGTGAGCGCTCTTCAGAATGGATATTATGACCCGTTATTGCATTAACATTAATAATTTCCTGAGTAATCACAGTGTTTTTTATACAAAAAATACCATAATGTCCTACAAAACTCTTTTGCCTACAGCTACATCCTACATTCCGCAGGTAAGAGAGGAGATCAATGGTATTTTTGATGAATGACACCATCAGTATCAGAAATAAGAGTACAAGATATTGACCACTGTGGGATAGTGGCAGGGATTATTGATCAAATGTGTTTGGTAGAGCAAATCAACCAAATACTGGGAACACATCACCAAGAAATAGTCAGTTCAGGTCAAGCAGTCAAAGCAATGATTCTCAATGGCTTGGGTTTAGTAAGTGCGCCACTATACCTATTTGAGAAGTTCTTTGTAGGCAAAGCCACAGAGCATTTACTAGGGGAAGGTATAAGTCCAGAACACTTGAATGATGACCGCTTGGGCAGAGTCTTGGACAAACTGTATGAAGCGGGATTAACACAAGTATTTGTGACAGTAGCACTGGCAGCAGCCAAGAAGTTTGGGGTGGAAAAGGACAGTTTACACTTGGATTCAAGTTCGTTTCATGTGCATGGAGAATATACCAACAACTCAACAGAAGGTTCAGGCAAGCCAGGAGAGATAACAATCACAAAAGGATACTCAAGAGATCATCGACCAGACCTGAAACAGTTTATTGTAGACCTGATGTGCAGTGGAGACGGGGATATTCCTCTATATCTAAATCTAAGAGTGGCAGATGGGAATGAAGCCGACTCAGCCGTGTTTGCTCAAATCTTGAAAGAATTTCGTCACCAATGGGAAATAGATGCTTTGTTTGTAGCGGATGCAGCACTCTACACCGAAGGCAATCTTAAACAAATGGATTCTTTGCGATGGCTATCACGAGTTCCAGCCACACTGACTACTGCCCAATTACTCTTGGAGAAAATGAGTCAGGAAGCTTTTGTGGATAGCATAGTCACAGGCTACCGAATAGCAGAGTGTTGCTGCGATTATGGTGGAGTCAAACAGCGTTGGCTAGTGGTGGAAAGTGAAGCTCGTGCCGCAGCAGATTTAAAGCAACTGGAAAAACGTCTGACTAAGCACCTCCAACAAGCACAATCTCAACTGCGACAGTTGTCACAACAAGAATTTGCTTGTGCCGCAGACGCGATACAGGCTTCAGGGCGTTTTGAGGCTCAGCAACGCTTTCATGAACTTGCTGAACTAGAAATTATCGAACACAAACGCCATGCCAAATCAGGCAGACCACGTAAAGATGCTCAACCACAACAGTGTTACTATCAAATTCGTGCGACTGTTGTACCTAACGAGCTAGCAATTGCCACTGAAAAACAACGAGCCGGACGTTTTATTTTGGCTACCAATGTTCTTGATGCTCAACAATTGAGCAATGATGACTTACTCAAGCAGTACAAAGCCCAGCAATCTACTGAGCGTGGTTTTCGTTTTCTCAAAGACCCTTTATTTTTTACCAGCAGTGTTTTTCTCAACTCGAAAGAACGTGTTGCTGCTTTAGCAATGGTCATGGGTCTATGCTTGTTAGTTTACACTTTGGGACAACGGGCGTTACGCCAAGCTCTAGCTCAAGCAAAACAAACCATCAACAATCAATTGGGTAAACCAACTGCCTCTCCTACGATGCGGTGGGTGTTTCAATGTTTCATGTCGATTCATCTGGTAACGATCGCTGGCTTTCAACACATTACCAATCTTACTGACGAACGACGATGGATTCTCCAATTTCTTGGTGCGCCTTGCCGAAAATATTATCTTCTCACCTGATATACCTGCGGAATGTGGGTCAAAAACCTCTCGTGCTGAACAATCTTCAGCAGATTCACCGACTTCAGGACAACCGCCAGGTAGCCCCCAAAGTTTGAAATCACTCCGCTTTTGCAATAAAACGCGCCCCAAGTTATCCTCAATAATCACACGTGCGCCAAATAATAGAAGTAAGCGATCGCCTACAACTTGTCGTAATTTGCCGAGATAAGAGTCTGACCAATTTGCCATAATCTGAGAGAAAGTTTATAAAGAAAACCTAAAGGTAGCAAATAGCATCTAAATTTACTTCAGTGTTTATATATCTGGATAATAAGAAAAATAGTCGGTAATGTTTGCGATCACTGTCTTCAGTACCAACCAATCAAGCATAGTAGTTACTATATGAACTTCTGCCTATTTATCATTGATATTCAAAATGGATTTATCACTCAAAATACAAGCCATATTCCACAAAGGGTTAAATCCTTATTAGAGCAAAATATCTTTGAACACGTCATCTTCACGAAATTTATAAATATGCCAGACAGTCCTTATGTCAAATATCTAAATTGGCATAATCTCATATCACCATTTGAGCAAAAAATTGTGGATAAGATTGAACCATTTGCTCAACTAACTTTTGATAAAACTATATACACTGCTTGTAACGAAGAGACACTTAATTTCCTAAACAGCAATAATATCCAAAAAGTATTTATTTGTGGTTTGGATACTGATTCTTGTGTTTTAAAAACTGCAATTGATTTTTTTGAGAACAATTTTAACCCTTATATTTTAGAATATTACTCAGCATCAACAGGAGGTGATAAAATTCACCAAGCAGGTATTTTAGTATTAAGTCAGATGATTGGGGTAAATAATATTGTAACTGAACCTCTAGATAGGCAGAATCTAAATAAATACTTATAGTTAGTATAATAAATCTGTCTAATTTCTGAACAGGATTTTAGATAAAGCTAGCTCTTTAGTCTCAGTAGATTTTCAAAAACCAAAAAATCAAATTGGAATTTTATGGTTTCAACTCATATTCCGCAGGTACGATCTTTATAAAGAAAATCTAAAGGTAGCAAATAGCGATCGCCTGAAAACAGGATAATCAGCTGAACTGTCAAATCCTTCCCATTCAACCTAGAACTATGGCATCCATACCTAAAATCCTCGCCTTTGCCGGCAGCACACGGATTGATTCTTACAACAAAAAATTGGTACAAATTGCGGCGGCTGGTGCTAAGTCCGCAGGTGCAGAAGTGACTTATCTAGACCTCCGCGATTTGCCCCTACCTCTGTATGATGAAGATTTAGAAGCTCAAGAAGGACTACCTACCAACGCCCGCACTTTAAAGGACTTGATGATTTCTCATCAAGGATTGCTGATTGCTTCGCCGGAATATAACAGTTCACTCACAGCAGTTTTGAAGAACGCCATTGACTGGGCATCCCGTCCAGCCCCAAATGAAGCGCCATTGGCTGCTTTTGCAGGTAAAGTTGCTACTATTATGAGCGCTTCTCCAGGCGCTCTTGGTGGTTTGCGGGGATTGGTTCACCTGCGGTCTATTTTGGGAAACATCAAAGTTTTGGTACTACCCGATCAAATAGCAGTAACCAAAGCTTACGAAGCCTTTAATGCCGATGGCACTTTAAAAGATCCGAAACAGCAAGAATCTATTGAAAAGTTAGGCGAGGGCTTAACAAAAATATTGCTGAAGCTCAATTAAGTTAAGTTATTCAATTTGATAGTAAATAACGAATACTATCATCAATACAAAGATACCATACAGCTTTTTCATGAACTCGCTGCTAATAAACGGCTGATTTGCAAACAATGCCCCGAAGAAGTTACCTACGATTAAACCAACTGCAATAATCAGGGCATATTTGATATTAAGATTACCGTTGCGATGGTAAACTAGGGCTGCTAAAATCCCAATTGGCAAAATTTGAGCAGCCACAGAAGTCCCTGTAGCTAATTTCTGATCCAAACCAATTACTAATACCATTGCCGGAATCATAATTGCGCCGCCACCGATACCAAACATCCCGCCAGCAACGCCAGAAACTAAACCGATTAACAACAGTTGGATAAAGATATTAGACATAAAAAATAGTCACTAAATTGGAAATTATAAATAAATATAGTTCAGTTAAGCATTTTTTCTTCTCTTCCTTATCTTCCTTTGTGTCCTTCTCTGACGAGACGCTGTGCGAATGCATCCTTTACGGTAGCCTGCGGCAAGCCGTACCCCTACGGGGAAGCAAGCTACGCGTAGCGTCTCGTAGAGAAGCGTCTACGTTAAAAAAATTGACTTTGACAAAGAGTTTTGCGTTAAATGAACCTATTGAATTATAAAATAATTTTGCAAGAAAACATTGATTTGGGTAACATTCCATGCACACCTTTATGAGGACTATTCACAACTTGAGTGATGTGAAAATTCACAGCTAAACTACACAATATATAAGCATCTTCTGGCGATAAATTTGCAAAGCGTTCCAGAAAATCAATCATGTTTTTTAAAGCCAATTCTAAAGCTTCATCTAAGGTTTGAGCAAACCCCATTGTGATGATATGAGTTGGAGTTTCGGCGATTGGTGTTGTTAGGTGTAAATCTTTGCGAAGTTTGAGGGTAATTCTACCGTTCATAGAGGTTTCAATGGCGGTGACATTTACTTCACCATCTCCTTGTGCAGAATGCCCATCACCAATAGAAAATAATGCACCTGGTACGAAAATCGGCAAAAATAAACGAGAACCAGCTTGTAATTCTCGATTGTCGATATTACCGCCGTAAGAACCTGGTGGGACAGAAGTTCGAGAGGTTTCTGAGGTAGCGACACCAAGAATCCCAAAAAACGGTTTGAGGGGAATTTTTATGCCAGCACCCGCCGGAAATTCAGCGATATTGTTGGCTAAATCTAGAGGAATGAATCTTAAGGCAGGTTGAGGAAACTGATGTGGTAAAGCTCCCCAACCTTTACGAATGGCATTAAAGCCGACGGGTAAACTAGGTGCGATCGCATCTAATTGTACTTCTAAAACATTCCCTGGTTCGGCATCGCGCACATAAATCGGCCCTGTGAGTAAATGCGGCCCCCCAGCAATCTTACGTTCTGGTAGAAGATTTTGGCAAATATCGAGCAATTCTGGTGTGACAAACTCTGGTGGTGCTTTGTCATAAACGTAGTAACCAGTATAAGTTTCCACATCAACCGTATCACCAGAATCAATAATCAGTGCTGGTTTTAACAGATGAGAGAAACCACCCAGATGCACAGTTTCCTTAGTCGCTTTTAAAATGTAATGAGTCATGGCTGTTGTGTTTTTAGTTGCATGGGCAGGTTTCCCAAATTGGGCGCACAAACGAAATCCGTCTACGCGGACTCTAGGAATTTGAAACCCACCTGCGTGGGTTTTGTCCGTATAGCTGCGTTCGCGTCAGCGTGCCGGAGGCTCTATTCTATTCGCCAAGGCTTTTTCAACTTTCGTCAAGCTTCAGATGAAAGGATACCTACTAGTACTCGTACCAAATCTTCTAAACCTTCAGGAACACGATAAAGCTTAATATCTTCTGTAATTAGCTTTTGTTGCCTATTGAGTGTACCAGAAGTGTTGAATGTTAAGAAAAATCCGATAAAAATAGCCCAAAATATGGTAGTTTTGGGCTAAGGCTTAAAATATATTAGTTTGATTGTGATTATAAATTCATTTCCCAAAATTGTCAAAGATATACTGAAAAGCCTGCCAAAAAACGATTATCCAGTATTGAACAGTCGTCTGTTTTTTGAGTGCTGGCTATCCTATGCCCTGGATAACAGCTTAACAAGTATGCGAGATTTGTTTAACAGATTAAATAACAATTGTTTTGAGGTAGATATTTCTACTTTCTCTAAAGCAAATTTACATCGAAGCCAAAAACCTTTTCAAGAGATTTACCAAAAATTAAATGAATTAGTACAGAAGAAAGTTCAAAAAAAGTTACACAATAAATATGCAATTTGTCCAATAGATTCAACAATTATTACTCTCACAAGTAAATTGTTATGGGTACTAGGTCATCATCAAGTCAAGCTGTTTAGTTCCTTAAATCTCTCCACAGGAAGCCCAGAAGATAACTTCATCAATTTTGGACATGACCATGATTATAAATTTGGTTCCAAAATGATGTCTAGTCTCCCAATAAATGCTGTTGGAGTAATGGATAGGGGTTTTGCTGGATTAAAATTTATCCAAGAATTAGTACAAGAAAACAAATATTTTGTTTTGCGGATAAAAAACAATTGGAAACTAGAATTTGATGGCTCAAATGGATTGGTCAAAGTTGGTGCATCTGATGATGCTCAAGCTTATAGAGTAATTAATTTCTGTGATTTAGAGACAAAAACCGAGTTTCGCTTAGTGACTAATTTACCAGAGTCGGGAGATGCAGCTGTTCATGATGATGAAATTAGGGATATTTATCGATTACGTTGGGGAGTTGAATTGTTGTGGAAGTTTTTAAAGATGCACTTAAAACTTGACAAACTCATTACCAAAAACGTCAATGGTATTACCATACAAATTTACGTGAGCTTGATAGCCTATCTGATTTTACAGCTTTTATCTATTCCCGAACAATGGGGACATACACTATTAGATAAATTCCGCTATCTTCAATCTTGTATGTGTCAGAAAATCAGCTATGTTCATTGGTTTGAGGAGATGATGTTTTGCTGACTAATTTAAGCTTTTGAGACTTAGTGTAACTAATAATGTAAAGTTTTGTATCAGCATTCAACATTTCTGTGAGTGTACCAAATTTCCAGTCATCTCCATTAGTAACTGCGCCAAATAAAATTGATGATTTATCGTTTAGAGACTGATTCAAAGCTATTAATTCTACTGCTAGTTGTGTAAACCCTCTTCTAATATCTGATTGCTTTGCTTCAATCACCAATAAAGAGTTAGATTTATGTAAATAATAATCCAAAGTACCTTTAAGCTTTTCATCCACATTAATTGGATATTCACTATATAGTTGAGCTTTTGTTTGATCGCAGATTTCAGCAAGGATAGGAGCAATCATAAATTCTCTAATTGATATCTCAGCCGTCGGGTTAAAAAGCTTTATATTGCGCTGTAAGTAATTTTGTAAAAATTCTAAATAGCTAACTTCAGCAAAGTATATTGGTAATTTTAGCTCTGTGCGTTCGTAACTGTACTCAAACTCAGCTACTACATCTATGGTTGGATTAGGTAACAAAAAGTATTGACTAAAAGTGTAACTTTGGTCTGGTTTTAAAATTCTATATTTACGCATAATTTTTTCGGGCATGAACTACAACACAGATATTACGAATTACGAATTACGAATTACGAATTAGTATTATTATCTCAACAATTTGCTAAACTCCAACTTTGGGGATACCAAATAAAAACAATTTGAGCAGGGAATTTGGAGGGGGTCGCAGAGTGACTAATGATGAACGCATAGTCAATGCACAACAGATACATCCAAAAGACTTTTCATGGAAACTATGGCCTGTTCTGCCACTCTATCCTTATGGCAGGCGGCAGACAATCCGCAAAGAAGTGATTAAGGACACAATCTGGAATTTTGACCAGATTCAGGGTATTTTCTACGTTGTTGTGCCGATTCGGATGACTGTGGTTAAGCTCGAAGCTGGGGGTCTTCTTATCTATGCGCCTGTTGCACCCACCCCAGAGTGCATCCGGCTTGTGAATGAGTTGGTGGTGGAACACGGTAATGTTAAGTACATCATTCTGCCGACTATCTCTGGTATAGAACACAAAATCTTTGTCGGCCCCTTCGCTAGATATTTTCCGACTGCACAGGTGTTTGTGGCTCCCCATCAGTGGAGTTTCCCGCTAAATCTGCCCCTTAGTTGGCTGGGTTTACCCCCAAAACGGACTCAGGTACTCCCAGAAGATAGTAGCAAAACACCCTTTGCTGACGAGTTTGATTATGCAATGCTGGGCCCCATCGAACTTGGCCCTGGTCGATTTGCAGAAGTTGCTTTTTTTCACAAGCGATCGCATACTCTTTTAGTAACAGATTGTGTACTCTCTATCCCAGACGATCCACCTGCGATCGTTTTATTAGATCCATATCCCCTACTATTCCATGCCAAGGATCGGGCTTCTGATATTGTTGCAGACATTCAGGTAAATCGCCGTAAGGGTTGGCAGCGCATCTGTCTGTTTGCTTTGTACTTTCAACCAAGCGCACTAAATATACCCCAATGGAATAAGGTGTTGCAAGATGCCTTGAAAGCCCCAGAACGCTCAAGGAAAGCTTATTTTGGATTGTACCCCTTTCAATGGCATCCAGATTGGCTGCGATCGTTTGATGCCCTGCGAGGTAATGGGCGGTTGTTTGTTGCACCAATTTTACAGACGTTGATTCTTAACCGCGCACCGAAGGAAACTATTGACTGGGCTGATAAAGTTGCTAGTTGGGACTTCGAGTGGATTATTCCCTGCCACTTTGATGCACCGATAAAAGCCCAAGCGTATCAGTTTCGTCAAGCTTTCTCTTTTTTGGAAAAGCAGCCTGCTGTTAGTGGGGGTTTATTCAGCATTAGCAGCTATCCCCTACCAGAGGAGGATTTTAAACTACTTAAAGAAATCGATGCAGGTTTAAATAAGTTGGGCATTGTGCCAGCAGCAAAGGAGAAGGTGTAAGAGAATTTTGTGTAACTGCTGTGCTAAAGAATCATAAATTGCTATGACTGCAAAACTATAGTGGTTCGATTTTTGATTTTTAATTTAAACTTTGGCACTCAATTAGCTTGCAAATTCCTACCAGAGAACTAAGACTAATTCCTTCTATTGACTGTGGTCAAGTTCATAAATTAGTTGGTTAACTTGAGAATAGCAACTATTAAAGATGAAAAAAGATGAATAAGACATTACTAACGATTTTGATGCTTGCACTGTTACTCTTATTCATCGTTTCTCCCTTTGCTGCCCTTGCTAGTTTGATGCTGGTAGTGTTAGTTTCGACATTTTTCTCTTTACTTGGAAACGTATTTCAAGCAATAATTGCTGGTGACACTAACCCAAAAGGGTCATAAGGGACTTCCAAATAAAAAAATATCCCATCGCTTTAAGGGCAGGGGGAGGGAGGGAAAATCGTAGTGAAGTTGGATAATTTATTTTTTGGAGTTCCCTAAAAGCAAAATCAAAATAAAGAGAGGATTTTCAAACTATTTCAAAGATCAATTTTCATTTTAAAAGAGATGCTACCAACTCGGTTGATTATTTCACTACCAAGAACGACTTCAAAGCCAAACCTTTTATATAAACTCATGGCTGGATTTGTCGCTCTGAGACTAAGTGATATTGATGAATAAGATGTTTGGGCTGCTGCTAACAAATGTGTGAGTAACTGCGTTCCTATGCCTTTATTTCTATGTTGGGGAAGAATCGCAATAGCTAGTTCAGGAGTTTGATCGTCAACATAGCCATATCCTTTATTTTCACCTGTCAATAGACGCAGCCATGCAGATCCTACTGGTTGATTACTAGTTTCCAGAATAGCGATGAAGCCGCTATCATCTTTACATCCCCAATTTTTAACATATTTTGCCAAATCAGGATTATTTATGGCATCCTGTACTGTCAGATTACCTTCTTTTTCCAGATGCGCTGCTTCATAAAGCATAAGCCAGAGAAAAGGCTCATCTTCCTGTATCAATGGACGAATAGAATAATCCATAACTCATGCCCTAAAGTCCGCTTTTGTAAAATTTAGGATAATTTACTTAGCGGTGTTGGTAAACCGTCAATGCTGACAAGATTTTTCTTCTGTTGATATTCTCGAACTCCCTCTTCACCTTTTTTACTAGCCCAGTTTACTAAAGTCTGGCGCTCACCTCGATATTCATAAAGTGGTACGCCAAAACCACAAGAAGTCTGTACTTTTTCGATATCAGCGACGATAATTTGGCGAGTTCCAGGCATTGGTAAAAACAGAGAGTACAGAGAGTCCCAATCTGGAGAAT
This window contains:
- a CDS encoding DUF3067 family protein encodes the protein MTGQELRQMLLDKWGYSYDVQFRRAQGKIFLQVMWKYLEQASFPLSEAEYQEHLDSIANYLHALGGSTQVQTFIAQTRDRPRLGKAVSIPLDLGERSSEWIL
- a CDS encoding IS1634 family transposase, whose product is MTPSVSEIRVQDIDHCGIVAGIIDQMCLVEQINQILGTHHQEIVSSGQAVKAMILNGLGLVSAPLYLFEKFFVGKATEHLLGEGISPEHLNDDRLGRVLDKLYEAGLTQVFVTVALAAAKKFGVEKDSLHLDSSSFHVHGEYTNNSTEGSGKPGEITITKGYSRDHRPDLKQFIVDLMCSGDGDIPLYLNLRVADGNEADSAVFAQILKEFRHQWEIDALFVADAALYTEGNLKQMDSLRWLSRVPATLTTAQLLLEKMSQEAFVDSIVTGYRIAECCCDYGGVKQRWLVVESEARAAADLKQLEKRLTKHLQQAQSQLRQLSQQEFACAADAIQASGRFEAQQRFHELAELEIIEHKRHAKSGRPRKDAQPQQCYYQIRATVVPNELAIATEKQRAGRFILATNVLDAQQLSNDDLLKQYKAQQSTERGFRFLKDPLFFTSSVFLNSKERVAALAMVMGLCLLVYTLGQRALRQALAQAKQTINNQLGKPTASPTMRWVFQCFMSIHLVTIAGFQHITNLTDERRWILQFLGAPCRKYYLLT
- a CDS encoding isochorismatase family cysteine hydrolase, translated to MNFCLFIIDIQNGFITQNTSHIPQRVKSLLEQNIFEHVIFTKFINMPDSPYVKYLNWHNLISPFEQKIVDKIEPFAQLTFDKTIYTACNEETLNFLNSNNIQKVFICGLDTDSCVLKTAIDFFENNFNPYILEYYSASTGGDKIHQAGILVLSQMIGVNNIVTEPLDRQNLNKYL
- a CDS encoding NADPH-dependent FMN reductase — its product is MASIPKILAFAGSTRIDSYNKKLVQIAAAGAKSAGAEVTYLDLRDLPLPLYDEDLEAQEGLPTNARTLKDLMISHQGLLIASPEYNSSLTAVLKNAIDWASRPAPNEAPLAAFAGKVATIMSASPGALGGLRGLVHLRSILGNIKVLVLPDQIAVTKAYEAFNADGTLKDPKQQESIEKLGEGLTKILLKLN
- a CDS encoding TSUP family transporter, translated to MSNIFIQLLLIGLVSGVAGGMFGIGGGAIMIPAMVLVIGLDQKLATGTSVAAQILPIGILAALVYHRNGNLNIKYALIIAVGLIVGNFFGALFANQPFISSEFMKKLYGIFVLMIVFVIYYQIE
- a CDS encoding acetamidase/formamidase family protein, which codes for MTHYILKATKETVHLGGFSHLLKPALIIDSGDTVDVETYTGYYVYDKAPPEFVTPELLDICQNLLPERKIAGGPHLLTGPIYVRDAEPGNVLEVQLDAIAPSLPVGFNAIRKGWGALPHQFPQPALRFIPLDLANNIAEFPAGAGIKIPLKPFFGILGVATSETSRTSVPPGSYGGNIDNRELQAGSRLFLPIFVPGALFSIGDGHSAQGDGEVNVTAIETSMNGRITLKLRKDLHLTTPIAETPTHIITMGFAQTLDEALELALKNMIDFLERFANLSPEDAYILCSLAVNFHITQVVNSPHKGVHGMLPKSMFSCKIIL
- a CDS encoding IS4 family transposase, which codes for MIINSFPKIVKDILKSLPKNDYPVLNSRLFFECWLSYALDNSLTSMRDLFNRLNNNCFEVDISTFSKANLHRSQKPFQEIYQKLNELVQKKVQKKLHNKYAICPIDSTIITLTSKLLWVLGHHQVKLFSSLNLSTGSPEDNFINFGHDHDYKFGSKMMSSLPINAVGVMDRGFAGLKFIQELVQENKYFVLRIKNNWKLEFDGSNGLVKVGASDDAQAYRVINFCDLETKTEFRLVTNLPESGDAAVHDDEIRDIYRLRWGVELLWKFLKMHLKLDKLITKNVNGITIQIYVSLIAYLILQLLSIPEQWGHTLLDKFRYLQSCMCQKISYVHWFEEMMFC
- a CDS encoding DUF4336 domain-containing protein, with amino-acid sequence MTNDERIVNAQQIHPKDFSWKLWPVLPLYPYGRRQTIRKEVIKDTIWNFDQIQGIFYVVVPIRMTVVKLEAGGLLIYAPVAPTPECIRLVNELVVEHGNVKYIILPTISGIEHKIFVGPFARYFPTAQVFVAPHQWSFPLNLPLSWLGLPPKRTQVLPEDSSKTPFADEFDYAMLGPIELGPGRFAEVAFFHKRSHTLLVTDCVLSIPDDPPAIVLLDPYPLLFHAKDRASDIVADIQVNRRKGWQRICLFALYFQPSALNIPQWNKVLQDALKAPERSRKAYFGLYPFQWHPDWLRSFDALRGNGRLFVAPILQTLILNRAPKETIDWADKVASWDFEWIIPCHFDAPIKAQAYQFRQAFSFLEKQPAVSGGLFSISSYPLPEEDFKLLKEIDAGLNKLGIVPAAKEKV
- a CDS encoding GNAT family N-acetyltransferase, whose protein sequence is MDYSIRPLIQEDEPFLWLMLYEAAHLEKEGNLTVQDAINNPDLAKYVKNWGCKDDSGFIAILETSNQPVGSAWLRLLTGENKGYGYVDDQTPELAIAILPQHRNKGIGTQLLTHLLAAAQTSYSSISLSLRATNPAMSLYKRFGFEVVLGSEIINRVGSISFKMKIDL